The Phaeocystidibacter marisrubri genomic interval TTGAATGAACCACTTTGCATTGAGCATATTGAAACATGAGATATTCCCCTTGCTCAACTGTTCGTCAATGAGGTCTTGATATCTCGCTAATTTAGCACCGTGGTAACCACCAATCGACTTGTGATAGTAAGAAGTGTAGCTGTCGGAAGTCAATCCCGCCGTGGTGTTGAACACGCGGTAGTGAATATCCTTGTCTTTCAAAATCATTTGATCGGCAGCAGATGGAGCGAATGTTTGAGCAAACTCTCGTTCTGGCAACCACTCTTCTTTACCCAACTGATCTTTGTCGAATTTCCATAAATCTACCACAACCAATGCTACAATGGCTAGCAGCGCATAGGTAGGCTTAAGGCTTCCTTTAACATAGAACCAGAGAGCGGCAAAGGTCGCTGCGATGAAGAGTAGGGAAGTAAACGCAGAACTGCGCATCAATGCCTGTCTATCTCCAATTACTTTCGACATGTCCAGTTGTTGCGCAAATCGGCCATCATTTGCTCCTTCAAAAGAGAAGAAGGCAGGTCCAATGACTGCGAAGAATACGGCTATTCCACCCGTTATGTAAAGAGATCTCTTCAGAAGTTTGGTCGATTGTTCACTGCTCAACTTTCCAGAGAAGAGTCGCTCTAAACCCAAAGATGCTACCAGTGGAATGGTAAAGAACACAATGAGAAGTGCCATGGAAGGAACGCGGAACTTGTCGTACAATGGAAGGTGGTTGAACAGAATTCGGTTGAAGGATTCAAAGTGATGCCCCCATGCCATGAATACACTGATGACAGTCACACCAAGGAGAGCCCATTTCAATCGATCTTCCATGGCTTGAAATCCAAACACAATCAAGAAGAACAATACAGCACCCACGTAATAGGCACCGTTTACCAAGCTCTGTTCGCCCCAGTACATCACGCTTCCGGCGTAGCGGTTCGACATTTCAACGGCTTGGTCGCCGCGAGCTTGCTGACTAAAGTTTCGGTAGAGGAAATCGTAGGTGTCTGTGCCTTCATAGGATTGCTTTGCACCTCCACCCATAATGTTAGGGATGAATAATCCCATGGTTTCAAGCGGACTATAGGACCAACTCATGGCATATTCAAAATCGAGGCCTTTGGCTTCTGAATCTCCGCTGTTTTCATTCAAGGCTGAATGTCCACCGCGCATGGATTCTTGTGTGTACGTGTACGTGCTCCACAAGTTGCCAATATTGGGTCCAATCGCAATCAATCCAGCAATCATCACCAAACCGAGGCGCTTGGCAAAGGTGCCAATCACCCCATTTTTTACGGCGTAAACCCCTTCCGTAATGACAATGGCTGCCAAGATAAATGCTGAGTAATAGGTAATCTGGAAGTGGTTGGTTTGAATGGAAAGGCCAGCACCAATCAGGGTTAGGATTAATCCCAGTTTCCATTTTCCACGAAGCGTGAGTATCACACCCGCTACCAGTGGAGCGATATATGCTGCTGCGTGTACCTTGGCAATGTGACCAGCGGCAAAGGAAATCACGAAGAATGCAGAAAAGGCAAAGGCCAGAGATCCGGCGACGGCAATCCATGGTCGGACGCTCAATGCTCGCAGCATGATGAAGAACATGATCATCATCGATGCGAAGATGTAGATACGGCTAGGTTTCCCGAGAAGTGAAATCACTTGTTTCAGGTAGGTAATACCGTTGTTCGGATAGTTAGTAGTGATCTGAAATGTTGGCATGCCGCTGAACATGGCATTGGTCCAAAGTGGTTCTTCACCGTGGGCCTCGCGATATTCAGAAATTTCATGTCGCTTTGCGAGTCCGAGCATTTCATCATCCTGACTCAGTACTTTTCCAGTGAGAGCAGGGTAGAAGTAGATGACATTCAATAGGATAAGAGCAAGAATCGGGAGAATCCACGTCTTGAATACGGTCTGCATAAACTAGGCGTTTATTTTGTTCGATAACATTGTGAACAATAGTACGGATAATTCTTTTCTTGCAGTACTCTTAGAGAACATCAATAACTACAGAATCGTCAATTTTGAAACTGCCTGAATTTATCATTGGAGGTGCTCCAAAGTGTGGAACGAGCTCGCTGTACTTCTGGCTAGCTGCGCATCCGGAGGTATATGGCTCTCCCGTTAAAGAGACCTTCTTTTACTCCGATGCCAAGAATAATTTTGGACCCGGCCCACACTGTTCAAAGGACGACGTTTCTGTTTATGCGAAGTATTTCCAAGCAGCTTCAGCTCATCAAAAGGCGTTTGAAGCAACGGCGCATTATCTGTACTGCGACAATGCTCGAACGGAATTGATGAATCTTCCCACTCAACCCAAAATGATTTTCTTGCTTCGAGAGCCCAGCATGCAAATGTTCTCTCACTACCGCATGATTCGCTATCGTTTGAACGGGAAGCAAACCACATTTGAAGATTACTGTAAAAAAGAGGATTGGCATCGTTTGGCCGACTACTCATTGCATTTGTCGAAGTGGCTAGAACAATGGGGACATGAGCGAGTACGCGTGTATCTCTTTGAAGATTTGATGCGCAATAAAGAAGCCGTTCTCTCTGATATTTCTAACTTCTTAGACATCGATTCGGATTTTTATTCCAACTTCGACTTTGAACATCGCAACAAGACGGTTAAGATAAAATCAGGTGGCTTGCACCAATTTGGATTGAAGGTTCAGCGTTACATTCCTCATGGAGTTCAAAAACTACTCCTTCCTCTTTATATGAAGTTCAATTCAGATGTACTTCCTGAAATGACCGATGCAGAGCGTGCTTTGTTAGCAACGTTGAAATCGGAAAAGAGGGCGGACAGAGAGGAGTTGCAACAGCTCATTCCCTATTTGCCTTTACAATTATGGGATTGATTCGTCCACTTCATGGGTAAAATCAGAAAACAGAGTGTCCTCAACCTCATTGGTCTTCAGCTGGGTCAAGTAATTGGCCTTGTGAATAAGGGGATTCTCTTTCCACTCATCTTTATCGATACCAAAGAGTATTGGGGATTGATTGAGCTGTATTATGGCTATTCCATGATGATTGTTCCCTTGATTCAATTTGGGAATACGCGAATTATCACCCGCTTGCTGCCTAGGTTCACCACTAAAGCGGAAGCCTTGCTCGGGTTCGTGTTCAAGCGAATGACCTTGAACGCCATTCTAGGATTTGGCCTCTTACTCATCTTCCCACAGGAAATTGCCAACTTCACAAAGGACAGTGACCTCTTTCTGAGTTACTACCACTTGTTTGTGATTATGATTGGAGCTGTGTTTATGTTCGATTTGGGACAGTCGATAGCAACGGCACGTCATCAATCACATATTCCACTTTGGGTGAATAATATCACACTGCGACTTTCTTCCACTGCGGTTTTGCTATCTCAGTACTTTTATGGCTTCAGTATGCCGGTCTTTCTATCGGTAATGATTGGTGTCTATGTTCTAAACTTCGGTATTCTACTGTTCTATATCCTTCGCAAGGAGAAGGTGGAGTTGAATACCGATGTGTTTGCGAAAGAAGAGAAGCGTGAGTTCGTGAAATTTGGAAGAGTGATAGGTCTTACCAACGTGAGTTCTACTGCACAGAGTCAGATTATGACTGCTATAGTTGGGGGGGCATTTGGACTTGAGATCGTGGCGATTTTTGCCTTTGCGAAGAACATTTATTCTGTGGTTGAGATGCCCGGTCGCGCAGTGATGAACGCCACTACATCCACGGTTTCCATGATGATGGGAAATCATGAAATGGATAAAGTGGAAGGAGTGTACAAGAAATCAAGTCTTTCCCAATTCTTCCTGGGTGTTTTTATTCTCAGTTTGATTTTGGTGAACATTGATATTCTCTTGAATTTTTTCAAGGACGATAGTTACTACATCGCAAAGACTCTGATCCTCATAATGGGCTTGGGTAAGCTGTTTGATTACATCTCTGGAGTGAATGCCAACATCATTTCTAATTCCGATTTTTATCAATTCAACTTGTATTTCGGAATAGGGAATTTGGTGTTCCAGATCGCATTGGCGTATTTCCTCATCGATGAATATGGTTTAGTGGGAATTGCACTCGCGCTTGCGATGACACTTGTTTTGAGTAATGTGGTGCGAAGTGTTTTCGTTTACATGAAATTTAAAATTCACGGCTTTGAGAAG includes:
- a CDS encoding lipopolysaccharide biosynthesis protein, with translation MGKIRKQSVLNLIGLQLGQVIGLVNKGILFPLIFIDTKEYWGLIELYYGYSMMIVPLIQFGNTRIITRLLPRFTTKAEALLGFVFKRMTLNAILGFGLLLIFPQEIANFTKDSDLFLSYYHLFVIMIGAVFMFDLGQSIATARHQSHIPLWVNNITLRLSSTAVLLSQYFYGFSMPVFLSVMIGVYVLNFGILLFYILRKEKVELNTDVFAKEEKREFVKFGRVIGLTNVSSTAQSQIMTAIVGGAFGLEIVAIFAFAKNIYSVVEMPGRAVMNATTSTVSMMMGNHEMDKVEGVYKKSSLSQFFLGVFILSLILVNIDILLNFFKDDSYYIAKTLILIMGLGKLFDYISGVNANIISNSDFYQFNLYFGIGNLVFQIALAYFLIDEYGLVGIALALAMTLVLSNVVRSVFVYMKFKIHGFEKRHVPLLLFGAVILAIALVPFPITYTTTILKDVVILIATLLYLKFFSPLQEFSVMLQKLPLLGKLFN
- a CDS encoding sulfotransferase family protein, yielding MKLPEFIIGGAPKCGTSSLYFWLAAHPEVYGSPVKETFFYSDAKNNFGPGPHCSKDDVSVYAKYFQAASAHQKAFEATAHYLYCDNARTELMNLPTQPKMIFLLREPSMQMFSHYRMIRYRLNGKQTTFEDYCKKEDWHRLADYSLHLSKWLEQWGHERVRVYLFEDLMRNKEAVLSDISNFLDIDSDFYSNFDFEHRNKTVKIKSGGLHQFGLKVQRYIPHGVQKLLLPLYMKFNSDVLPEMTDAERALLATLKSEKRADREELQQLIPYLPLQLWD